The genome window GGGTATCACTATGGCATAAATCCCAAATGCTGAATGGAATAAAATGATGTGACATGCTGTTTTCAAACTCCCTTAAAGTGGGATGTGTTTCTCGAACTTATTAATTCAAAAGCCTACTTAACTTTTACCTCTGAGAATTAATTTGGATGCACAATTGTTTGCTTTGCTATTGATGCGtatattactatttttaaaagaaatatttacaCTGCAAATTGCCTATAGTCATGAGATTGCAGTAGCATACAAACAActgtaaatgaataaatgaattacAATGTCTTTGATAGGAAGAATGGTAACACTCagcaaaataagcaaacaaatgagcaaataaataagtgtacaaatgtttaaaaataaaattatttcttcatgtttcatagcaatttaaaattccttgagaagaaggaaaataaaactctCAAACCAGAAAAATCCTTCTCATCAAACTTTATTTTGTCTGAGGGCAAAAGTTTCAGGAGTGGGATAGAAAGATTTTCAGAAGATTTAGCTGTGTGCTCAGCATATTCTAATTTCTACAAGTTGTattatcaatattttattttgtttgataaTTTCTCAAACAACTGACAATATAAAAACCCCTTTTTCCTGCTGCAAATGTCATTCCATTGGGTAAAAAAAGCAGTTTCACATATTTTAAGGGCATATACTTCAAAATCTCTTAGCTCAGTTCAGTAAAAACTGGCATGCTCTTTTCATTTATAATGTTTTAATCTTGAACATTCCATACCATCAGAAAAAACTCATTCCCCAAGTATTTATGATTTTCtcatagcaaaaaataaataaataaataaaaataataaaaataaaaataaaaatggaaaaatagggctccattccctcccctcattTATGCTCCAGAATTTGGATATGTTAGAGTACCACAAGACAGATCAAGTTAAATCTTCGAGCTAAATGTAGTTGGTAGAGGATGTGAAGACATCATGTAGGAGCCcccctctgtgggggctcctaccctatggaacgaacttccccctggacttcgtcagctatctgaccttcggacctttcgccgcgaacttaaaacctatttattccgtctagctggactggcttgattttaaaattttaatttgcttttatgggttttaaatttttgtaaattttatagggtgttattgtattttaaattttggccaattgaatgagttttttaaggggttgttcttagtattgtatgtgctgttctttttgtattttattttggctgtgcatcgccctgagtccttcgggagaagggcggtatacaaattaaaatattattattattattattattattattattattattattattattattattattattattattattattattattattattattattattattatcttcctaagcaaaataaatagagcacatttttaaaaaatatcactgTTTTGCGAAGATTCCAGACAGAAATGTTTGGGAAGTTATGTTGAAACAATAATAAATGTTAATTATTAAAACTTGTTTTGATAAGTATTAAGTTGTAAGTAAAATGGTTCATGCTGAAAGATGCAAGCACCTCTTCTTTGTGCCCATAAGTGGGATTTACCATTAATAGTTATGATTTTTCAGTGCTCAAGAAAATGCAGTTTCTCGGTATTTGCTTGAAATAAATTATCTACCAAATAATTTAATTCAAACAACAATTGGATTGACTTCATGGGTGAGGCAATGTATGTGCTGctttacttatgggaccgccttctgccaccaatagcctcccattgacctgtgcactcccatacggagggcctcctctgggtgccatcagtcaaacaatgtcgactggcggcccccagggggagggccttctctgtgggagctcctgtcctctggaatgagctgcctccagggatacgacaactccctgacctccggacctttcgtcacgagttgaagacgtttttgttttACCACACAGGTCTGGCTTAatgtaatagtaattttaataggggttttatagttctattattgtttttaagtattattgttttagttttatttcggcctattgaattagatttttaacagattttttaaTTATGTGCTATGTGTACAactgtgttttatctggctgtaaactgccctgagtccttcgggagaagggcggtatagaaattaaactaaactaaactaaactaaactgctTTTGAAATGTGTTTGTGTGGGGATCTGTCCTTTGCTCGGCCAAAGCATACAGCAAAATGTAAAGCTAAAAATAACATTTGCAGCAAAATACATAGCACAAAACAAATGAACTGGTTTAGTGACTGACTTAACTACTGAAATACTATTGTTCATTTTTCCCCTTGCATTTTTACATAAAATTCAAGTTTGAGATATCTGAGAGTTCAAAGCTCTACCAAGTTTTTCATGGCTGAATTAGTTTTCTTTTCCAACTCTCCCCCATTTAATTTTTACAATTATCAACTGGTTTGAATTAACTAGAAGTTGGAATGAAAATTCAAGCTATTTTCAGTAAACATCAGAGCTTACCTTGGCCATCAATACCAAATAGAACACTATTATATCCTTGATCCAAACTAGATTACATTTTAGTTAAGGACACAATGTTCACTTTCTCATATTTGTTTGCATATATGTGGGGGGATCATCTATCGCTTTTATTCTCTGGAAacatataaaatatgttttttaaaaccaagatttcatttgtctgaaattgtatagggtttcttgcttgagcaaggggttggactaggtcaggggtctgcaaacttggctcttttaagacttgtggatttcagctcccatggttcctcagccagcaaagctggctgaggaactctggaagttgaagtccacaagtcttaaaagagccaagtttgtagacccctggactaggtgaTCATCAAgattcctttcaactctgttattctgaaacagaaaaaaaaagtgtccTGTCCAATTACTGTAACTATATGACTTTTACTGGAAAGCTTTTTCAGTcagagaggttttttccccctttcttttcatCCCTATATCTcccatcagttttttaaaaaaatatggcttCTTGTAATTTTTCAGGGTTAATCAGGGCAACAGGAAAAAAAGATCTGGGATCTATATTTTAGGATTTCAAATGAATGGCTAGGAGATGAAAACCGATATCAGTCAATCAAGAAAACAGTTCTGAGTCAAGGCTATATAAGAATCCAAAACCATATTGAAATCCAATGGACAGAAAATGGACaacaaaacatatttaaaacaacaacaacatagaatagtagagttggaagggaacttggaagtcttctaatctaaccctctgctctataccatttcagataaatgttgtccagtctctttttgaaagcctccagtgacccacaaggcaagccattccatttctATGATAATGGGGAACATTTATATATCCCTATTTGTGTTTATTGTCTAGGTGCCTGATAATCATTGTGATAATGTTAATGCTGTGCCAAAATTgtaccaacatctttttaaaaaaatttcaagtTCTAAAAATCAGAAAAGGGggactttgtttttctgctttttttctcaGGGTGTTTCAGAATTTCTTTTGAATTCACTTTGTGACATTTTGAGTTTTGTTTATGACAGCAGGTTATTGCAGAGGTTTTTAATGGTGCTGAGGTTTTGGGCACACATATTTCCATCAAGTTGAAGCCTCTTTGCCTTCCAGTACTTCCTAGTCTGGAAAAAAACCCCAGTAAACCAGATTTCTTTCAGATTTAATTGAAACAGGGGAAGCCAGGAAGGAGGAAGTCAACTGGAGAGAGAATTCTGAAAGAGTTCTGAACTTTGAATTCTGAAAACAAAATAATGTATTGGCAGATGAGCCATTATTATTTAGAGGTCCAGTACAAAAATACAGTACAAAATACTGTTATTATCATGTGGTTTCTATACAGTACTAACATCATTTGGAATCTCTCAAAATGATATGCTATAAccacattgttttaaaaatattgatttacTGCTTGTGAGACAATCCCTGATCTGAAACTTCTTTCTTCCCTAATTAAAGACCTAAACTTTGATAATTGTATTGGAATCTACGAGGCAAAGTtgtgcttgcaaaaaaaaaaaaaaaatctaaaacttcTTTCCAAATTAGGTCAAAGATTAAAAGAAACAACTATGCAAGGTTGTCAATATTTTCTTTCAGGAAAAAACCCCATTTGTTATACTACCAAAGTGACAGCATgagacaaaagggaaaaaaaaatctattgagtGAAGAGTTATATCAAAAGCACCACTTATATTTAGAGCATCTGATCTGGAAAGGAAGCTCCGACTTATTTACAGATAGAAAGATACTGATTGTAGGGCTCAATAGTTCTATTTTTCTCCAGTATTGGTATTTCTCCAAAACCTGTAAGTGTTATGGGGATGAGTATTTTTGTTTGAAAATTTAAAGTCAAGAATCTTCCCACCATTTCAAATGCAAGCTACAGCTATATGTGCTGAGAATATTGCATTAGCTAGCAAGGTATGGTAAATATCAAAGTCCTACTAGTTTTTCAACCtaggaaaacaaataaatactattaTCATATGTTGCCATTGCACATACCCTAATATTTGTGGGAAATATGTAAAATACTCTTAGCTTCCAAGGCACAGTCTACACTTTAGAAAATTATCCCTTGAATTTTGCATATTGGAAAAATTTCATGCTGAAATAGGAAGAAATATTCATTTGATTTGCATGAGTGAAAATGGCAAACTGAAAGCAGTTATTGTTTGATActcatatttttctttaatattgCAACATATTTATTTTGGTGGGAAAATGCACATAAAAGTGTTTGCCTACAAAAAGACATTATttgaaatatgtatattaggAAATTTGCACCTAAATACAAAGAAATGCACACAAAGGTGCATAGCATATTTATTCCTCCCGGCCATATATAATATGGTAAAAAAAAAGGGTTGGAAGTCGGTCCGTTGGCaagttttctttgtttccttttttatttgatttttgttaTCACTGTGACACTGGATATCTCACAGCTTAAAAGGAAAACTTTGAAAGAATAAAgcatataacaataaataatttggTGAATCCCATCAGCAGCAAACACATCATACATCTAACAAGGAGCACCAACCATCGTGGCCCAAGACATAAAAGAACCAGGAGATGTTTAAGGCCCTTTGGAATGGCAATAGGGGTGGAGAAACCTGGATCTCTTAGGGAAGCCTCATTTCAGAAGAAAGTCACCATGATAGAGAAGcatgcttttgggattttgatagATACTCTGCTTAGTAAAAGGAACCCAATATGTTCCCACTTTGTTGAACAAGCCCTGCTGATAATACAATAGACAGGACTTTATAGATCAGAATCAGAACCTTGAATCAtgtccagaagcaaactggcaatctgtcagccctggaggccattttttcttttggatcttcagggatGCCACACTtagtctgtgggaaactgggagggggatttGCATGGGGTTGGTAGAAgtatttagccataacaacattcttttctctgagagtcaaggacgttcagcctgcacatGGAGTAGCCCgaatgggaggcatctccagttgggacagcggattgattggaccatatgacggacatgtgggtgcaggggaagggactttgactttcctttgggtggggaaaacccgggagCTTTCAGATTTGATATCTCTAACAAAATGCAACTTTGAGGAACTGCtggccttggagtcttcattggttggtggtattacttggaaccctgacataatcAGTGCAGCCCTCTCAAAACCGGGATATTGCATGGCTTACTGAGGTAACACCACCACTGCTTATGCTTCTgtgttctggaccagttgaatttTCTAGCTGATGTTCAAGAACAAGCCCATGTAAAATATGTTGCAATAACTGTGTTGTAGGGTTTGAGTGATGGTGTAAAGGACCTTCTTTTCTAGGAAAGGGTGAAAATGCTACATCAAATGAAACTGCAAAGAGCTTCCTGGCATCAGCTGCTACCTGATCATAGAGTAGGACCTGTGAGACTAGAAAGACCCCCACATTGTACACCATTTTCAAATGGGGAAGTGCTGCTCCATCTCTGAAAACTAGCAAATGTATTTCTGGGATATATGGAAGAGAAACTAGCAAAAgaaaggccaaatttaaaaatgggCTGTATTCAcctgggaccagtggtgggtttcaaatttttttactaccggttctgtgggcatggcttggtgggcatagcatggcaaggatactataaaaactccattcccaccctactccaggggaaagtcactgcaaaatccccatttcctcccaatcagctgggactctggaggcagagaatagatgggggcagggccagtcagaatttttactaccggttctccgaactactcaaaatttccgctactggttctccatacctggtcagaactgctgaaacccacctctgcctgggactatagaaaaaaaaagatttctgaaaAATTCCCCAGTGCATCCCAATGAAAGAGGCAACCCCATTCTTCTTCTGGTCATAAGACCCGGAGCTGAGTATATACAGCCAACCTGTGTTTCCCagtgcaatataaataaatacaacatgaGATAAGAGCAGTAACACAGAAGGAGAGTTCAACACATATGAATATACCATGATTAAAAtatcctccctgcctccctctctccctccctccctccctctccttttctttctctttctcaggcacacatgcacacacatacacatttagATACATTATGTAGGTGGATATGCAAACATGAAATGCATACTATGGTCACTCCTTTATAAAGGAGTTGGAAAGAATTTCAGAAATCATATTCTGCTTTCtctaattttcttttcaaaaagagcCTGTAAACTGACATGGAAATGGGGAGAAAAAACCTTAAGAGAATCGAACTTGATTGATATGTCAGCTTCTAGATGAATGTGGGTGCCCTgcatgaatttttttattggaaatAAAAGATGAAGAAAAATGCTAAGCAATTTTATCTGTTACATATAATTTATCGATATATAATTTATCTATATAATTAACCCCCCAGGgcagtgtgctctctccactactattctctctatacaccaatgactgcatctcaaaagatccctttgttaaaatactgaagtttgcagatgatacaacagtgattggtctcattcaagacaatgatgaatccgcatacagacgggaggttgaacaattagccttgtggtgcaaccagaacaatcttgaactaaatacactcaaaaccgtagaaatggtggtggattttagaagaaaacctcctatactaccacctcttataatactagacaacacagtatcaacagtggaatccttcaagtttctaggttctatcatacctcaagacttaaaatggacacccaacatcaaaaacatcatcaaaaaaactcaacaaagaatgttctttctgtgcaaactcagaaagctcaaactgcccaaagagctgctgatccagttctacagaggaattattgagtctatcatctgcacctccataactgtccggTTTGGCTTTGCAactaaacaagacaaacacagacttcaacggataattagaactgcagaaaaaacaattgttactaacctgccttccattaaggacctgtatactgcacgacttAAAAGGAGGGCTgcaaaaatatctacagacccctagacataaattgttttaacttctaccctcaaaatgacgctatagagcatcgTTTTGCTCCATAGCGaaactgcataccagaacaactagacacaagacagttttttcccaaatgctttcaacttattactataaccatgtttcttgtatctttcaatttatattgtttttatttgtttcctagtacaatttgatagcttattagtaaccttgacgatcactaagtgttgtatctttattcttgatgaatgtattttattctccttatttacactgagagcttatacacCTAAggcaaattccatgtgtgtccaatcacacttggccaataaagaattctattctatctagatACATTTCACTCCTACCATAGATGTTTCTGGcctatcttttaaaaatgtactctGAAATTTGAATTGGaatttttgtcttatttttattctgcACCATCCAAAAAGTTAACCTTAAGACATATTAATGCTaattataatgataataatatcaaTAACATGAGAAAATGGTCAGGAGAACTTTGTCTAATTCATTCACTGATCATTGGCTGTTTCTCAGATTGCCCCTTAAAGGCACATATTCACATGACCCAATCTTTGCTACTACACTCATGTTTGAAAACACGAAATATATGTGGATGTGTGGATAGAtggacagaggaaaaaaaaaacagtacatACATGGGATTTCTACTGTATTATAGTTTCATTCTGATGTTTAATGTATATTAATTCAGTGTCTTGATGCTAAAGGTCATTTCCTACAATTATTTCTtgcctttcaaattttcctctttgtgTGTTAAAGTACATGATGGTAGAAGAGCTGAGAGCACATGGAACTTCATACTTTGCAATCTGAAACACTGGCCTTCAATTACACCAGCTGTTGTGATGATAAATGAAGGTTCAGTTCTCTGGAGAGATCGTAGATGACTAATAATACCAAAACATATTCTGTCTTAGTATAATTTAACCTAACGTTGTCATCTTTTGAAAGTATAGGGAAGTATTTTGTCTAGAGAAATAACTAGCAGATTCTCCACTACAAATATTATACTCTGTCACTGATATCAAAATCAGTATCCCATATTATTTTTAACATCACTGCCAGTATCTGTGAACAATTATATTAATATCAATAATGGAGCAGGAATAGCCAGATGTCATTCTTATAATCAGGCACTGAAGAAATACTTTCAATTTCTGAAGAGAAATAACGAGAAACGTTGctgtattataaaataaaacaggcCTTACCCAGTTTTTGCAAAATTTGCCCAATACTTCAGTATAGATCTGCTCAGTGCTTCCTCTGCTTTAGTATAATTAACTTTTCTCTCCAGAGGTAATCCAAATACGAACTCAATTTCATAACCATGTGGAACTCCCATCCATTCTGGCCAAGCAAGTTTTGAAGATCGGTGTtcgaagtagtaaaaaaaagcattGTTCCCTGCCAAGGCAAATTGTTTTATGAACTCTACTGCAGGACATGTGAAATAGTAATCCCCAACGATATCATCCATGGCATCACGATAATTGAAAATATTCTTCTCATCTTCCCAGTCTGTGTAGTGAAAAGCAATCGATTCCAATCCCATTTCATTTAATTGTGGAAAAGCAACTTtcaaacctgcctggaattctgtTTCACTGATAACGCTGTTGTTATCTTTGCTGAAGCCAGGAGCACCATACACAAGCATAGTAGTACCTTCATCTTTGTTTACTCCTATCAAGATCTGTGTTTGTTTAAAGTGTCCATTTTTCAGCAATATTTCTGGCATTTCAGCAAGAAAGTCACCATCAACTATGGGACAAAACTGCAAATGTATAAGACCGGTGTATATTGACGCAGCTTCTCCTTTCTCCAATAGCTcttggggtgttttgttttgaagaCAGAATATGATCTCGGTTTCATTTTTGCCAGTACAGTGGAGGAGTTCAGCTAGAACTAGAGTTCTTTTTCTTGCTTCAGATGGTAGAATTGCACCCCAAGGAGCATTCCCAGATCCACTTTGCATGATTGCCCTAGTGAAGAGAGGATAGCtttgaggagaaagaagatgaaAGCTAACAGACCCTGCTCCGGCACTTTCTCCAAACAAGGTCACACTTTTAGAATTACCTCCAAACACTCCTATGTTGTCATGGATCCATTGAAGTGCCAGCCTTTGATCAAACAAACCTACATTTCCTGGGGCGTCTTCATTTCCTGGCAAAGCCAAGAATCCAAAAGGCCCTAATCTATAATTCATTGATACAACAATGACTCTTTCCACACGAGCTAGAAACTTGCCATCATAAACAGAGAGTGAAGATGTTCCACTGTGAAAGCCACCTCCATAAATCCATACCATGACTGATGCGTTTTTAGGCTTGGGAGAAGGAACCCATACATTGAGATAAAGGCAATCTTCACTAAGTTTTGTGTTTGGATTCCACATCTCTGACCCTTCAAAGCCAGGGAAAGTATTATCTAGAAGTTGGAAGCAAGAGTTGGCAAACTTGGTGGCATCCCAAGTTCCTTTCCATTCTTCTCGAGATTCTGGTTTTTTGAAACGTAGTCTACCAATAGGTGGTGTTGCAAAAGGAATCCCAAGAAATGCAGTTACTGTACCACCGAGCACAGGTAAATGAATACCTTTGACCATTCCATTCTTAGTAGCAATGATGATGTCATCTCCAGCAGGGAACACCTTCTTGACAAACATACAGAACAGAAGAAACCACATGATAATTTTCCCATTGGCATGCATCATGAAttctgaaataaaagaaaaaagaaagaacttaAGCAGAATTTTTAGCAGCAAAAACACAGTGAGTCACTGCATTGGGGAGCTGTGTTGTACAGCCTCAAGAGACTAACTGACAGCTGTACTCAAAGCAAATGCACCTCAAAGACAGTCCAGTTGGCAAACTGTCCCAATTTCATTATTTACAAAGTATAACCAAATGGaagtgaaaaaaatataataaaatcatcaCCTACAATACCATTTCATTTTGAACACTACACTGAACTCTCCCACAGTCACTGACAATCAGCTAGAGGCTTGCCTGAGAATATGTATCTTTACTCAGATGGTCTTTTGCCATGCAAACTCATATCACAAGTCCAGCTCCTCCTTAAATTGGAGGTGAACCTGGTCTGCTTGTTTGAATATAAAGGATGCAGACCTATGAAAATGATCCTTGGAAAACTGTTCCCGAGCTCTTGATAAATGCTGGAATCTAATAAAACCTGGAAAATTTGGGGGAACTAAGTCTTGAAACAAGTTTGCTCCAGCAATTGAAAAACCTATTTATAAGGAATAATTAATGGGTTTGAGCTGCCAATATAATGTAATATGACTTTTATTTTAGAATGTGTATAGCTATTTATAATTTTCACTATAATGCTGACAAAATAATATTTGGGATTATTCAGCAGAGACTAGAGCCTTGCATGGTAATGGAAATGCCAGATGTgttagtggtgaatatctgtagcttgggtgtaGAATGAGGTtggaggttcattctccaagGTTGTGGGCTCCTCAtgaacccacaagctcagagaacaaacaaGCTAAACAATAACCCAATCAAGGAACCAACAATATCACTtccaccaacattgacagggctAGTATATCAAATGAGAGGAAACCCCATTGATGGTGTtagctagtttggtaatgaaatgtctacaagaaaacaaccaagctcttgTTGATCAGTGCCCCCAATGCCTTTTCCTGTAAGGTGATTTTGATCATCAAAGGTTGAATTTGCTGAAATGAGGAACGTGTTCAGAATATGGAAAAAgctgattagaaaaaaaatccacaggATTCTTAGAAGAACTTGCTTGGAATGTTTATCATTAGGAAGAGGGTGCTTGAGTATTTAAATTCATATGTGTTCATAGCAACTTGTTTGGTAGtctctgtatgtgtgtttttgtgtagATGTGGATGTTTATACATTAACATATAATCCCTATTGGCTGTGCTTAGTAATGTATCTAATTTATGCCTAGTTTGGGAGTCAATACTTGAATAATAGTAAAAAAAGTCATATTTGTATATTCTTAATAAATAATATAGGGAAAAAGTTCCATAATAATATGCAGTAACTTAGACATTTTTGAGTAATTTCCTCTTGAAAGAAAGATACGGGAAAGGGGGGAAAGTATTCTATGTCCTCATTACTGTCATTTTAAACAATCTGTTCTCAAGTCATTTGAGTAATGCTTCTATCCTTAAAAGGGGCAGAGTTAATTTCTCTGGAAAATACAGCTGCACAACTCTTGAAGGGCTGTTTTGCTCATTGCCAGCTAAGATTCTGAAAGCtgagaatagaaaataggaacATTTTTCCTTTAAGTGTTTCCTAAGTGTATGACAGTATCAAAGGAAGTGAAGGACAGAGAAGGATTATCAGGGACAATATTTCACTGATTCAGTTGAATGCAAGAGCAAATGAAAAGCCACACTACAGGAGCCAAGCATTGAGGAAAGGGACTGAAAGGAAGAGTGAATTTTATGTTCTGCATTCAATAAAGAAATATGAAATGTTATCTTTAAACTGTAATCATTGAGGATCTTACCAGAACAACATGTGCAAGCATGAATGTTATGCTTTAAtagtgggatagaatcaagatcatgtgaaattcaGGTACTGCTTTAcagagccttagtaagaccacactgcatccagttctggtcacatgagaaaaaaaggatgttgggactctggaaagagtgcagagaagagcaacaaaaatgattagggagctgaagactaaaacaggaattgggtatgtctagaaaGACTAGTGGGGACATGCTAGCACTgctacaatatttgaggggctcctactaAAGatgaaactattttccaaagcaccaaaaagcaagacaagaaacaatggtcggaaactaaccaagaagagaagcaacctagaactaaagagaaatttcctaatggtgagagcaattaaccaatgaaaTAGCTTGgctacagaagttgtgggtgctccatcactgaaggctttcaaaaaaaaaaaaaagactggacaaccatttgtctgaaatgatatagggtctgctgctcaagcagaaggttggactagaagatctatgaggtccctcccaactctattattctatgttttatgttctTTTCAGACTGGTGGATAATAGAACTGCTCTAGGGAATGTGAGAAATACTTAAATGTGATTTGAATGGACTGAGTCCTCAAACTTGGTTTCAGGTGGAGGAGTATGGATGCCTCTTGCCTGGGAGCAAGACAACAGAAGTGACATGCTTTCTGCACCATTCCTAATTTCTCCAAGGTGTGGTCAAATCAAATATCTGCTCACTGATGAAT of Ahaetulla prasina isolate Xishuangbanna chromosome 6, ASM2864084v1, whole genome shotgun sequence contains these proteins:
- the BCHE gene encoding cholinesterase isoform X1 codes for the protein MLPFTFLKFMMHANGKIIMWFLLFCMFVKKVFPAGDDIIIATKNGMVKGIHLPVLGGTVTAFLGIPFATPPIGRLRFKKPESREEWKGTWDATKFANSCFQLLDNTFPGFEGSEMWNPNTKLSEDCLYLNVWVPSPKPKNASVMVWIYGGGFHSGTSSLSVYDGKFLARVERVIVVSMNYRLGPFGFLALPGNEDAPGNVGLFDQRLALQWIHDNIGVFGGNSKSVTLFGESAGAGSVSFHLLSPQSYPLFTRAIMQSGSGNAPWGAILPSEARKRTLVLAELLHCTGKNETEIIFCLQNKTPQELLEKGEAASIYTGLIHLQFCPIVDGDFLAEMPEILLKNGHFKQTQILIGVNKDEGTTMLVYGAPGFSKDNNSVISETEFQAGLKVAFPQLNEMGLESIAFHYTDWEDEKNIFNYRDAMDDIVGDYYFTCPAVEFIKQFALAGNNAFFYYFEHRSSKLAWPEWMGVPHGYEIEFVFGLPLERKVNYTKAEEALSRSILKYWANFAKTGTPNGNQINGTRWPVFTTTEQNYFVLSTNTTKIQTKLRAQTCRFWNILFPKVLEMTEDIDEAEREWKAGFLRWNNYMMDWKNQFNDYTSKRQSCTGL
- the BCHE gene encoding cholinesterase isoform X2, with the protein product MMHANGKIIMWFLLFCMFVKKVFPAGDDIIIATKNGMVKGIHLPVLGGTVTAFLGIPFATPPIGRLRFKKPESREEWKGTWDATKFANSCFQLLDNTFPGFEGSEMWNPNTKLSEDCLYLNVWVPSPKPKNASVMVWIYGGGFHSGTSSLSVYDGKFLARVERVIVVSMNYRLGPFGFLALPGNEDAPGNVGLFDQRLALQWIHDNIGVFGGNSKSVTLFGESAGAGSVSFHLLSPQSYPLFTRAIMQSGSGNAPWGAILPSEARKRTLVLAELLHCTGKNETEIIFCLQNKTPQELLEKGEAASIYTGLIHLQFCPIVDGDFLAEMPEILLKNGHFKQTQILIGVNKDEGTTMLVYGAPGFSKDNNSVISETEFQAGLKVAFPQLNEMGLESIAFHYTDWEDEKNIFNYRDAMDDIVGDYYFTCPAVEFIKQFALAGNNAFFYYFEHRSSKLAWPEWMGVPHGYEIEFVFGLPLERKVNYTKAEEALSRSILKYWANFAKTGTPNGNQINGTRWPVFTTTEQNYFVLSTNTTKIQTKLRAQTCRFWNILFPKVLEMTEDIDEAEREWKAGFLRWNNYMMDWKNQFNDYTSKRQSCTGL